The Chanos chanos chromosome 9, fChaCha1.1, whole genome shotgun sequence genome includes the window aaaaaaaaaaacagcaaaacatttcGTTACCCTTGAAGTGATTCGGTGGAGAAGCGCGCAAACTCGCACACTACAGCTGGAGCTCAACAGACATCAATGACCTCTAACAGTCCACACATTAGGACATCAGTCTTCTCTGCTGATTGGTCCGTCCGCATGTCCGTCACTAGCATCCGAGCCCGCTCATCGAGCCAATCCGATCCAGTTTAAGGCCGAAGCACCCTCGGTTCCACCCCCTCCTGGACCGGTCGGATGAGACTCGTTTCTGATTGGCCAGAGCGCCCTTGATTAGGCGGAGCCAGGCGCTCTCACCTTGAGGCGGGACGTCGATCCATTTGGGGTACTCCCCGACCTTTAACCCGGAGTTAAAGGTGGGGACCGGCTCCTCCGACTGGTCGTTTGTGAGATTCTCAAGGTCATCGAGGGTCAGGAGGTCATGGTAACGTTCCAGGAACTGTTCTAGAAacttaaagggggggggggggtaacattTAATTTTGAAGTTGAATAACACAAAATCACTCTCTTACTCAAGTAAAGACAGGTAGACCTGCTAAGTAAAGCTGAcggacaacaacaacacgacAAAATTAAGGTGAAGGAGTCTAGAATGTTCTGATTTGGACATGTCCTCAAATCTTGTACATTAAGTCAGAGCTGTGTCTCCAAGTCCGAAAAGCGTAGCTAACCCACCTAAACAGCACTTATTAAAGCCAATTCAAACACCGCAAATTTAGCCAAACCCAACCGCCAGAGCGTATTTACAGAGGACCGAGGACCGAGGACGGCGTTCTCATAACAAAGCAGTGAACTGAAGGCAAAAGTAAACCCAAAACCAGTTTACCCCGGTCCCTCTGAACGAAGCCTCGCTCCAATGTTCCTCACCCCAGCCCCTCAGAGAACACTTCTTTAAGTGGGATTTCTTTAGTCTGAAACATCCCCCGacgtcatttaaaaaaaaaaaaaaaaaaaaaaaatccctcaaatTCAAAATATCCTTCCCTGTGAAACAGAAGCTTTTCTTGTCTGAAGTATATGTATCGGTCGTATTAATAGGGAATTACTGTGGCGTTAAGGGGGGGGCGGTCCGGCTCAGTGCTCAGTTAGTCAGACCGCTTCCCGTGCTGTTCTCACACCCTCCCGACCTGACCCCACCCAGAGTGACCCCCGCCCCCAACCCGCAACCCGGTTTTCGGACCTCTGACCCTAAAAgttcttcgctctctctctctctctctctctcgtgcggGCGCTGACGTGTTACCTGTGCCGTTTGGTCAGGATTGGGTAAGGTTCTGGACTGGCTCGGTTCCAGAGGTCCGAACAACAGCACCATCAATGCGGTCAACAGAGCAGAATGTAGCATGTTGAAATGtcataaacacacgcgcacacacacacacatacactcagagagGATCTGCTCTTATCTATACCATCcgcccgcccacacacacacacacacacacacacagagaacagaagtgcagacagacagacacacagggcacacatacagagaacaaGAAGAGACTGATTAGTCATTTTCCATATTTCCTCCTGTCgtcaattaaaaaataattactttcAGAGTTCAATCACATTATAATTACATTAGATTCTACTGAATGATAATGACCATGTATAAGAGCtctcagtggaaaaaaacaaacaaactttcgAAAGATTTTAAACATCTGAATCAtcagagaggcaaaaaaaaccaaaaacaaataaacaaacaaaaaaaaagtatgggTTGACATATTGTTCTTTCTGTGCTGATACCTTgactttaagaaagaaaaaaacacgtgAAACAAgtctttaaacaacaacaacaacaacaaaaagaaaccaattcaaacaaaagagaatattttgcaggggagaaaaaaaagaaattcttttaTTACTTACTAGTCAATGTTTCAGTGAGAGTAATGTCAAAGCTCTAGTGAGAATCCTGctccattcctctgtctctctctctctcttttcttttcgcTCTCCTTTTTTTACCACTCGGCACCTGCGTGGTGCATCCCTcgctttgcctctctctctctcgacgtCTCTCCCTCACACGTTCCGCGTCCCTCCGAGCCGGGTTCGGATCTGTGCCGTGTGCCGGGTGTGCGGCTGTAACGTGTGCGCTGgttcggagagagagagggagagcgagcgTTGGCGTGTGTGCCAGGTTTcggaggagagtgtgtgtatataagcaACTGTACGCCCAcctccacgcccccccccccttacacacacgcacgcacgcacgcgcacacccCTTTGCTTTTTCAAatctcactcgctcacacactcctgggttttttttttccttttaactcactctctgtcacagaaaaacgcacacgcgcacacacacacacacacaactttttctgtgctgttgtcTCTGCATGACGTCATGGAGATCGGGGGGGGTGTGTACTGTTTGACGTCGTCATGGTAACCATTCAGGTGTCTGTCACCCTGTGCCTGGAACGTGACATCATACGCGTACAAACACACGGGACAACAGGAGTCATCacgggatgaaaaaaaaaaaaaaaaagagatataaaACCCTAGgacttccctctctttccccctctctctctctctctcactcactttttcccctcctcttatccttctctccatcctatcctcccccccacctcctcatGTCACTGTTTGCGAGCCATGCCAGTTCGTTTGCTGAAGCTGGCACTGGTGGCCTGGCACCAGCTGGCACAGCGGTGTGGCAAACCCAGGAAGGGATAAACACACCTGGCTCAGTAAGATCcacaggaacttttttttttttttgggaccaAACTGATTTTGGTATCGGCGTGGGTTTTGGCCGCGTTCGTGCCGTATTTCCGTAGAGCgtgagagccccccccccccctcccccttgaTGGGTTTATGGGCTGGGGCTTGGCTTTGTGCTTTAGGCGAACGTGGCTTAGTTCTTCtcatccctctatctctctctctctccctctctttttctttcctctatctctcttcctctttctttcccctctctctctctcactctgtgagtAACAGTCTGTCATTGCCATCTGCTATCTGCTCCCCGTCGCTCtgcgagacacacacacacacacacacacagagagagagagagagagagaacaacatgCATACGTTCAAAGCAAACACCAGCACAtccgcgcacacgcacacacacacacacacacatacaacacacattctaacacattaacactacacagagaacattttcaacacaaaccacactcgagcacacgcacacacacaagattacCTTcaagatatatttaaaaaaaaaaaaaaataataaaataaataaaaatcacagcacagtaacacacacctgcaccCGCTTCCtttacaaaagacacacacggacataaaTTCAGTGCTAAGAACAgactcctaacacacacacacacacacacagatgtgtccGTGTGCTCGTAAAGGCTTCTTCGTGGTCTTTGTTtgatcagacagacacattcgTTTTTACTGCTGTGTACTTGAGTCCGATCCAGAGGTTCTGCCCAGAACCTGAACACCCTCTGCACCAGCCcgctctctcttctgtctcacacacacacacagagagttatTAAATGACTGTAATCATGGTTTGTTTTTGGCACAGAGATGAGTGCCAGgcagacagaccaacagaagCATCT containing:
- the nppcl gene encoding C-type natriuretic peptide-like, whose amino-acid sequence is MLHSALLTALMVLLFGPLEPSQSRTLPNPDQTAQFLEQFLERYHDLLTLDDLENLTNDQSEEPVPTFNSGLKVGEYPKWIDVPPQGESAWLRLIKGALANQKRVSSDRSRRGWNRGCFGLKLDRIGSMSGLGC